A portion of the Nitrospira sp. genome contains these proteins:
- the rplB gene encoding 50S ribosomal protein L2, whose translation MGLKAYKPTTSGRRGMSVVTTEELAGKRPEKSLTSFHHRSGGRNNDGRTTVRFRGAGHRRLYRKIDFRRDKVGISAKVAALEYDPNRSARIALLTYRDGEKRYILAPVGLQVGDVLQSGAGAEVRTGNALPLANMPLGTTIHNIELKPGKGGQLIRSAGGFAQVMGRDGDYVQVRLKSGEMRRILASCMATVGQVGNLDHENINVGKAGRSRWMGRRPHVRGVVMNPVDHPHGGGEGKSGQGNPHPVSPWGLPTKGYKTRNNKATDKYIIARRKSGVRNA comes from the coding sequence ATGGGGTTGAAAGCCTATAAACCGACAACATCAGGGCGCCGCGGGATGTCCGTGGTGACCACCGAAGAATTAGCCGGCAAGAGACCTGAAAAATCGCTGACGTCGTTTCACCACCGGAGCGGTGGGCGCAACAACGACGGGCGAACAACCGTCCGCTTTCGCGGCGCTGGACATCGGCGGCTGTATCGAAAGATCGATTTTCGCCGGGACAAAGTCGGTATCTCTGCCAAGGTTGCAGCGTTGGAGTACGATCCCAACCGGTCAGCCCGTATCGCCCTGCTCACTTATCGCGACGGGGAAAAGCGCTACATTCTCGCACCGGTCGGACTTCAAGTAGGCGATGTATTGCAATCCGGTGCAGGCGCAGAGGTGCGCACGGGGAATGCCCTTCCTTTGGCCAACATGCCGTTGGGGACGACCATCCACAACATCGAGCTCAAGCCGGGCAAGGGCGGTCAACTGATCCGCAGCGCCGGCGGATTCGCGCAGGTGATGGGCCGGGACGGCGACTACGTGCAGGTGCGGCTGAAGTCGGGCGAGATGCGCAGAATTCTTGCGTCTTGCATGGCTACCGTCGGGCAGGTGGGAAATCTGGATCACGAGAACATCAATGTGGGAAAAGCCGGGCGCTCACGCTGGATGGGACGGCGCCCGCACGTGCGCGGCGTGGTCATGAATCCAGTTGACCATCCGCACGGCGGTGGTGAAGGCAAGTCCGGCCAAGGGAATCCCCATCCAGTCTCGCCGTGGGGCCTGCCGACGAAGGGATACAAGACCCGGAACAACAAGGCGACGGACAAGTACATCATTGCCCGACGCAAGTCAGGAGTGCGCAATGCCTAG
- the rplO gene encoding 50S ribosomal protein L15: protein MNLHELAPAKGAKKKRKRIGRGPGSGHGKTATKGHKGLLARSGGGKGAGFEGGQMPLIRRVPKYGFTNPFRKEFAIVNLKSLAELAEQGTITPQTLVDAGLVRRVTLPIKILGNGEINKPLVVQAHKFSKSAEAKIQAAGGKVEVIPGV, encoded by the coding sequence ATGAATCTACACGAACTGGCTCCTGCGAAAGGAGCAAAGAAAAAGCGCAAGAGGATCGGTCGAGGTCCGGGGTCCGGGCATGGCAAGACCGCCACGAAAGGGCATAAAGGCTTGTTGGCCCGGTCCGGTGGCGGCAAGGGAGCTGGCTTCGAGGGTGGTCAGATGCCGCTTATTCGGCGCGTTCCCAAGTATGGATTTACTAATCCGTTCAGGAAGGAATTTGCCATCGTCAACCTCAAGAGTCTGGCCGAATTGGCCGAGCAGGGAACGATCACTCCTCAGACATTGGTCGATGCCGGACTCGTCAGGCGCGTGACGTTGCCGATCAAGATCCTTGGAAACGGGGAGATCAACAAGCCGCTGGTGGTGCAGGCGCACAAGTTCAGCAAGTCGGCCGAGGCCAAGATCCAAGCAGCAGGAGGCAAAGTCGAGGTCATTCCCGGTGTTTGA
- the rpsE gene encoding 30S ribosomal protein S5, translated as MRVNPDELSLKDKVVFINRVAKVVKGGKRFNFCALVVVGDGQGWVGIGKGKAAEVPVAISKAVQQAKKNLVHVPLKSGTIPHEVHGLFGGEHVLLKPAAEGTGIIAGGAVRAVVELVGAHNVISKTLGRGNPFNTVRATLDGLTQLRNPEEVMQLRRGVTEVRSAGVGA; from the coding sequence GTGCGAGTTAATCCCGATGAACTCAGTTTGAAGGACAAAGTGGTCTTCATCAACCGTGTAGCCAAAGTGGTCAAGGGCGGCAAGCGATTCAACTTTTGCGCGCTCGTGGTGGTCGGAGACGGGCAGGGTTGGGTCGGTATCGGCAAAGGGAAGGCGGCCGAAGTTCCGGTGGCCATTTCCAAGGCCGTGCAGCAGGCCAAGAAGAACTTGGTTCACGTTCCGCTCAAGTCCGGAACGATTCCGCACGAGGTCCACGGGCTCTTCGGGGGTGAGCATGTGCTCTTGAAGCCTGCCGCGGAAGGTACTGGAATCATCGCCGGAGGTGCGGTGCGGGCCGTCGTGGAGTTGGTCGGCGCCCATAACGTCATCTCCAAGACCCTCGGGAGAGGCAACCCTTTCAACACTGTGCGGGCGACGCTCGACGGCCTGACGCAGCTACGAAATCCGGAAGAAGTGATGCAATTGCGACGCGGCGTCACCGAGGTTCGTTCGGCCGGCGTGGGGGCATGA
- the rplF gene encoding 50S ribosomal protein L6, which produces MSRIGKKPVPVPDGVDVKVAGSVVSVKGPLGKLDWALAPGIGVTVDNGQVLVTRSSDARNVRALHGLVRAELSNMVHGVTKGYERNLEITGVGYKAAVQGRTMSFNVGYINPVVYPIPAGIEVKIDKQTMINVKGVDKRLVGQVAANLRAIKPPDVYKQKGVRYVGEVLRKKEGKTGK; this is translated from the coding sequence ATGTCACGCATAGGAAAAAAACCGGTTCCGGTCCCGGACGGGGTCGACGTAAAAGTGGCGGGGTCGGTCGTGTCCGTGAAGGGTCCGCTGGGTAAACTGGATTGGGCGCTTGCGCCGGGTATCGGTGTCACCGTGGATAACGGCCAAGTCCTCGTCACTCGATCAAGCGATGCGCGCAACGTTCGGGCCTTACACGGTTTGGTCCGTGCGGAATTGAGTAACATGGTCCACGGCGTCACCAAGGGGTATGAGCGGAATCTGGAAATCACCGGTGTCGGTTACAAGGCCGCGGTGCAGGGGCGCACGATGAGTTTCAATGTGGGCTACATAAATCCGGTCGTGTATCCGATACCCGCCGGGATCGAGGTGAAAATCGACAAGCAGACCATGATCAACGTGAAGGGCGTTGATAAGCGGCTTGTGGGGCAAGTGGCGGCCAACCTCCGGGCCATCAAGCCGCCCGACGTCTACAAGCAGAAGGGTGTGCGGTACGTCGGTGAAGTCTTGCGTAAGAAGGAAGGCAAAACAGGGAAGTAG
- a CDS encoding type Z 30S ribosomal protein S14, with product MSRLALRNKCAKQPKFSTRGYHRCGICGRVHGFLRRFKMCRICFRLLSLKGEIPGVRKSSW from the coding sequence GTGTCAAGATTAGCCCTGCGCAACAAGTGTGCGAAGCAGCCCAAGTTTTCCACTCGCGGGTATCATCGTTGCGGGATCTGCGGGCGGGTGCATGGATTTTTGCGCCGATTCAAGATGTGCAGAATTTGCTTCCGCTTGCTGAGCCTGAAAGGGGAAATTCCGGGAGTCAGGAAATCCAGTTGGTAA
- the rplP gene encoding 50S ribosomal protein L16, translating to MLAPKKVKFRKMMKGRMRGKAYRGGNVTLGEFGLKALEPGWVTSRQIEAARIAITRYVKRGGQVWTRIFPDKPITKKPAETRMGKGKGNPEYWVAVVKPGRILYEMGGVTSEIANEAFRLASHKLPIATKCVARGEF from the coding sequence GTGCTGGCACCGAAAAAAGTCAAGTTCCGAAAGATGATGAAAGGCCGTATGCGAGGCAAGGCCTACCGAGGCGGCAATGTCACGTTGGGCGAGTTCGGGCTCAAGGCGCTGGAACCGGGCTGGGTGACCAGCCGGCAGATCGAAGCGGCTCGAATTGCCATCACACGGTATGTGAAGCGGGGTGGACAGGTATGGACGCGGATTTTTCCCGACAAACCCATTACGAAGAAGCCGGCTGAAACACGGATGGGCAAGGGAAAGGGCAATCCGGAATATTGGGTGGCAGTCGTCAAGCCAGGCCGGATTCTCTATGAGATGGGCGGGGTGACGTCGGAGATTGCCAACGAGGCATTTCGTCTGGCCTCGCACAAACTGCCGATCGCAACCAAGTGTGTAGCACGCGGAGAGTTTTAG
- the rplX gene encoding 50S ribosomal protein L24: MEALQKVRIRKGDTVVVIVGRDRGKSGKVLSVDRTAGRVVVEKLNMIKRHTKPNQKVKQGGILEREAPLAISNVMFLCPVTQKPTRLGVRVQADGTRVRFSKKSQDVVE; the protein is encoded by the coding sequence GTGGAAGCGTTGCAGAAAGTTCGAATCCGCAAAGGTGATACCGTCGTGGTCATCGTCGGTCGCGACCGAGGGAAGTCAGGAAAGGTCCTGTCGGTTGACCGCACTGCCGGCCGCGTGGTGGTGGAGAAATTGAACATGATCAAGCGGCACACCAAGCCGAATCAGAAGGTGAAGCAGGGTGGTATCCTCGAGCGCGAAGCACCGCTTGCGATTTCTAACGTGATGTTTCTGTGCCCGGTCACCCAGAAGCCCACGCGACTTGGCGTACGGGTGCAGGCTGACGGCACGCGCGTCCGTTTCAGCAAGAAGTCTCAGGACGTAGTGGAATAA
- a CDS encoding 50S ribosomal protein L23, producing MRLDLHHVLIQPLLTEKVTAMRESNNTVSFLVHPGANRVQIKQAVETLLKVKVERVNVLNVQGKLKRLGRFSGKRSDWKKAFVKLKQGEKLELYESA from the coding sequence ATGAGATTGGATCTTCATCACGTGCTGATTCAGCCGCTCCTGACAGAAAAGGTGACGGCGATGCGCGAATCGAACAACACGGTCAGCTTCCTCGTCCATCCGGGAGCCAATCGGGTGCAAATCAAGCAAGCCGTTGAAACTCTGCTCAAGGTCAAAGTTGAACGGGTGAATGTCCTCAACGTGCAAGGCAAGCTCAAGCGCCTGGGACGGTTCTCCGGAAAGCGTTCGGACTGGAAGAAGGCTTTCGTCAAGCTGAAGCAAGGTGAAAAACTCGAGCTGTACGAGAGTGCATAG
- the rplR gene encoding 50S ribosomal protein L18 encodes MNSMEKSHQLARRQRRVRQRIFGTDERPRLNVFRSSSHIYAQIIDDLKGLTLVSASSLDKSLRTSLKSTSSIVAAKAVGKLLAERAKAAKVHAVVFDRGGRLYHGRIKALADASREGGLQF; translated from the coding sequence ATGAACAGTATGGAGAAGAGCCACCAACTCGCGCGGCGGCAGCGGCGTGTTCGCCAGCGGATTTTTGGAACCGACGAGCGACCGCGGCTCAACGTGTTTCGCAGCAGCAGCCACATTTATGCGCAGATCATCGATGATCTGAAGGGACTGACGTTGGTGTCGGCGTCGTCCCTTGATAAATCGCTGCGCACCTCGCTCAAGTCCACGAGCAGCATTGTGGCGGCCAAAGCGGTCGGGAAGCTGCTGGCGGAGCGGGCTAAAGCCGCCAAGGTTCACGCGGTCGTGTTTGATCGCGGCGGCCGTCTCTACCACGGTCGAATCAAAGCGTTGGCGGATGCCTCCCGTGAGGGAGGGTTGCAGTTCTAG
- the rpsC gene encoding 30S ribosomal protein S3 has product MGQKTHPIGYRLGYNYTWSSRWYAEKDYAKLLHQDIKIRRIVKQKLFHAGVAKVEIERSGDQTRVIIHTARPGIIIGRKGAEVDKLKAELEKQYGGQVYITVKEIKKPELDAQLVSENVATQLEKRVAFRRAMKRSVQSALRLGAQGIKIMIAGRLGGAEIARTEWYREGRVPLHTLRAEVDYGFAEAHTTMGQIGVKTWIYKGEILPAQPLKPESAFERRLA; this is encoded by the coding sequence ATGGGTCAAAAAACGCATCCAATCGGTTACCGTCTCGGATACAACTACACGTGGAGTTCGCGGTGGTATGCCGAGAAAGACTACGCGAAACTGCTGCACCAGGACATCAAGATCCGCAGGATCGTGAAGCAGAAGCTCTTCCACGCCGGCGTGGCCAAGGTGGAGATCGAGCGGTCGGGCGATCAGACGCGGGTCATTATCCACACGGCCCGTCCCGGGATCATTATCGGTCGCAAGGGCGCCGAGGTCGATAAGTTGAAGGCTGAATTGGAGAAACAGTACGGCGGGCAAGTGTATATCACCGTCAAAGAGATCAAGAAGCCTGAGCTGGATGCGCAATTGGTCAGTGAGAACGTGGCTACGCAGTTGGAGAAACGCGTCGCGTTTCGCCGTGCGATGAAGCGAAGTGTGCAGTCGGCGTTGCGCCTCGGTGCGCAAGGAATCAAGATCATGATCGCCGGCCGCTTGGGCGGTGCCGAAATTGCGCGGACCGAGTGGTACCGCGAGGGGCGCGTGCCTCTGCATACCCTTCGGGCTGAAGTCGATTATGGATTTGCGGAAGCTCACACGACGATGGGACAGATCGGCGTGAAAACGTGGATCTACAAAGGGGAAATTCTTCCCGCGCAACCGCTCAAGCCGGAATCGGCCTTTGAGCGTCGATTGGCATGA
- a CDS encoding adenylate kinase: protein MRVVFLGAPGVGKGTQADRVAAAFKDVKISTGDLLREAVRNQTTLGREAKSYMDQGRLVPDSVVIGLVRERLVGLSEGNGFILDGFPRTVVQAEELDRVLASANTPLNRVVNFQVSRDDVVRRLSGRRSCPRCQASFHVDLAPSKKGAACDRCGEPLVQRSDDRPEAIETRLKVYEEQTAPLIRYYRDRQLLSELDGSGTVEAVFTALSRVLAPYRPT, encoded by the coding sequence ATGCGCGTGGTATTTCTCGGAGCGCCGGGTGTCGGCAAAGGAACTCAAGCGGATCGAGTTGCCGCAGCGTTCAAGGACGTGAAGATCTCCACCGGCGACCTGCTTCGCGAGGCGGTGAGAAATCAAACGACGCTGGGCCGCGAAGCCAAAAGCTATATGGACCAGGGCAGGCTGGTCCCCGATAGCGTCGTGATCGGGTTAGTCCGGGAAAGGCTCGTCGGTCTCAGCGAGGGGAACGGGTTCATCCTCGACGGGTTCCCGCGGACGGTGGTGCAGGCCGAGGAGTTGGATCGTGTGCTGGCGTCCGCGAACACGCCGCTGAATCGCGTCGTCAACTTTCAGGTCTCTCGAGATGATGTGGTTCGGCGCTTGAGCGGGCGGCGAAGTTGTCCCAGGTGTCAAGCGTCGTTCCATGTGGACTTGGCTCCGTCGAAAAAGGGCGCCGCCTGCGACCGATGCGGTGAACCGCTAGTACAGCGCAGCGATGACCGACCGGAAGCGATCGAGACGCGGCTCAAGGTGTATGAGGAACAAACGGCTCCGCTGATTCGATATTATCGCGATCGACAACTTCTGTCGGAACTCGACGGATCCGGCACGGTGGAGGCGGTATTTACGGCGCTATCCCGAGTGCTGGCCCCCTACAGGCCGACATGA
- the rpsS gene encoding 30S ribosomal protein S19 has product MPRSVSKGPFVDEHLLKKVEQMNQTKDRKIIKTWSRRSTVVPDMIGHTFAVHNGKKFIPVFVTENMVGHKLGEFSPTRFFKGHGQARSEKAVALK; this is encoded by the coding sequence ATGCCTAGATCGGTTAGCAAGGGGCCATTTGTCGACGAGCATCTGCTCAAGAAAGTGGAGCAGATGAATCAGACCAAGGACCGGAAAATCATCAAGACGTGGTCGCGTCGCTCCACCGTCGTTCCGGACATGATCGGGCATACGTTTGCGGTGCATAACGGCAAGAAGTTCATTCCGGTCTTTGTCACTGAAAATATGGTGGGCCACAAGCTCGGTGAGTTCTCCCCCACCCGTTTCTTCAAAGGGCACGGACAGGCTAGGTCGGAAAAAGCGGTCGCCTTAAAATAG
- the rpmD gene encoding 50S ribosomal protein L30 → MKTSTASVRITLKRSPIGTPERHRLVLRGLGLRKIRQAVVRPDTPQVRGLIHQVGYLLEVQSQ, encoded by the coding sequence ATGAAAACATCCACAGCGAGCGTACGCATTACCCTGAAGCGGAGCCCCATCGGAACGCCGGAGCGTCACCGGCTCGTCTTGCGTGGACTCGGACTGCGAAAAATTCGTCAGGCGGTTGTGCGTCCGGATACGCCTCAAGTCCGCGGTCTTATTCATCAGGTCGGCTATTTGCTGGAAGTGCAATCACAATGA
- the rpsQ gene encoding 30S ribosomal protein S17, whose amino-acid sequence MAETGVKRREWIGRVVSNKMNKTVVVAVERSVVHPIYRKVLRRITKLKAHDEQNACGVGDRVRMIETRPISKEKHWRVVEVLEKGRGE is encoded by the coding sequence ATGGCAGAGACGGGTGTCAAGCGGCGTGAGTGGATCGGGCGGGTTGTCAGCAATAAGATGAACAAGACTGTCGTGGTGGCAGTGGAACGGTCCGTCGTCCACCCCATCTATCGAAAAGTCTTACGGCGGATCACCAAGTTGAAGGCCCACGATGAGCAGAATGCGTGCGGGGTTGGTGACCGGGTGCGGATGATCGAAACCCGACCCATCAGCAAAGAGAAGCACTGGCGAGTGGTTGAAGTCTTGGAAAAAGGGCGCGGCGAATAA
- the secY gene encoding preprotein translocase subunit SecY, whose amino-acid sequence MFERLLTSFQNIFKIPELRTRILFTLGMLVVYRVGAHIPTPGINGEALQDFLQKQGGALLGFLDIFSGGSLSRLTIFALGIMPYISASIILQLLTVVIPHLTKLAKEGERGRKKIIQYTRFGTIGIALIQGFGIAVGLEQMNSGAFVLDKGWGFRLMTVITLTAGTAFLMWLGEQITERGIGNGISLIIFAGIVARLPAAVAQTFDLYKVGQLSFLLLAALAVLMVAVVAAIVFLESGRRKVPVQYAKRVVGRRVYGGQSTHIPLKINTAGVIPPIFASSIIAFPATIAGFFETPWVKAIGAQLAPGSLLYTLMYVGLILFFCFFYTAVVLNPVDMADNMKKYGGFIPGIRPGQRTSDYIYKVLTHITFAGAIYLAIVCVIPEFLIYKLNVPFYFGGTSLLIVIGVGLDTAQQIESHMLMRNYEGFLGKGMGPLRGRSG is encoded by the coding sequence GTGTTTGAGCGGCTCCTGACGAGTTTTCAGAACATTTTCAAGATTCCCGAGCTGCGGACCAGGATCCTGTTCACGCTGGGCATGCTCGTCGTCTATCGAGTCGGTGCGCACATTCCCACACCGGGGATCAATGGGGAGGCGCTCCAAGACTTTCTGCAAAAGCAGGGCGGGGCACTGCTCGGGTTTCTGGATATTTTTTCCGGCGGTTCTCTGTCGAGGCTGACGATCTTTGCGCTCGGCATCATGCCGTACATTAGCGCATCGATTATTCTTCAGCTCCTGACGGTGGTTATTCCCCATCTTACCAAGCTGGCCAAGGAAGGGGAGCGCGGTCGGAAGAAGATTATTCAGTACACGCGATTCGGGACGATCGGCATCGCCCTGATTCAAGGGTTCGGCATCGCCGTCGGCCTGGAGCAGATGAACAGCGGAGCGTTCGTCCTGGACAAAGGTTGGGGATTCCGCCTGATGACGGTTATCACCCTCACCGCCGGCACGGCGTTTCTGATGTGGCTCGGGGAGCAGATCACTGAGCGAGGGATCGGCAACGGGATTTCGCTGATCATTTTCGCCGGCATCGTGGCGCGGCTTCCCGCGGCGGTGGCGCAGACCTTTGATCTGTACAAGGTTGGCCAGTTGAGCTTCCTGTTGTTGGCCGCGCTCGCCGTGTTGATGGTCGCGGTCGTGGCCGCCATCGTGTTTCTGGAAAGCGGCCGCCGCAAGGTGCCCGTGCAATATGCGAAGCGGGTGGTGGGTCGACGGGTCTATGGAGGGCAGAGTACGCATATTCCGCTGAAGATCAATACGGCCGGGGTGATTCCGCCCATTTTCGCCTCATCGATCATTGCGTTCCCTGCCACCATTGCCGGCTTTTTCGAGACGCCATGGGTGAAGGCCATCGGGGCGCAGCTGGCGCCGGGGTCCCTATTGTATACGCTCATGTATGTCGGTTTGATTTTGTTTTTCTGCTTTTTCTACACCGCGGTGGTGCTCAATCCGGTGGATATGGCCGACAACATGAAAAAGTACGGCGGCTTCATCCCCGGGATTCGACCGGGCCAGCGGACCTCGGATTATATCTATAAGGTTTTGACGCATATCACCTTCGCAGGGGCAATCTACCTCGCGATCGTTTGCGTGATTCCGGAGTTCCTGATCTACAAGCTGAACGTGCCCTTTTATTTCGGCGGCACGTCGTTGCTGATCGTGATCGGCGTCGGACTGGATACCGCGCAGCAAATCGAATCGCATATGCTGATGCGCAACTACGAAGGGTTCCTGGGAAAGGGCATGGGACCGCTACGCGGCCGGAGCGGCTGA
- the rpmC gene encoding 50S ribosomal protein L29, which yields MELKELKQLTAPELSEKAKELTQELFNLRFQLGTGRLENPMQVRKTKRTIARVKTLLRETERTSRKAGS from the coding sequence ATGGAGCTCAAAGAACTGAAGCAATTGACTGCACCTGAATTGTCGGAGAAAGCCAAGGAGTTGACGCAGGAGCTGTTCAACCTCCGCTTTCAGCTGGGGACTGGACGCCTGGAAAACCCGATGCAGGTCCGGAAAACAAAGCGAACGATCGCGCGGGTGAAGACCCTCTTGCGTGAAACGGAGCGAACGAGCCGAAAGGCGGGCTCGTAA
- the rpsH gene encoding 30S ribosomal protein S8 produces MVTDPISDLLVRLRNGFRRQHEVVTIPASKLKREVLRVLQAEGFIHDVEAAVEEGHPVLNVRLRYVGEGQPMITGMERVSKPGRRVYVGNKNIPRVRNGIGMAILSTSKGIMTDQASRKAGLGGEVLCSIW; encoded by the coding sequence ATGGTTACGGATCCGATCAGTGACTTGCTGGTGAGATTGCGAAACGGATTTCGGCGACAACATGAAGTCGTCACCATTCCGGCGTCCAAGCTGAAGCGCGAAGTGTTGCGCGTTCTACAGGCGGAAGGCTTCATCCACGACGTCGAGGCGGCTGTGGAGGAAGGCCATCCGGTTCTCAATGTTCGTCTTCGGTATGTGGGTGAGGGACAACCGATGATTACAGGGATGGAGCGTGTGAGCAAGCCGGGTCGGCGAGTCTATGTCGGGAACAAGAACATTCCACGGGTGCGCAACGGCATCGGCATGGCGATCCTGTCGACTTCAAAAGGGATCATGACCGATCAAGCGTCCCGCAAGGCGGGCCTCGGCGGTGAAGTGCTCTGTTCGATCTGGTAG
- the rplN gene encoding 50S ribosomal protein L14 yields MIQNYTYMDVADNSGAKQAMCFHVLGGSKRRYASLGDIVVVAVKEAIPQATVKKGDVSRAVIVRTTKEVRREDGSYIKFDRNACVLINKEGEPVGTRIFGPVARELRWKKFMKIISLAPEVL; encoded by the coding sequence ATGATTCAGAACTATACCTACATGGATGTGGCCGACAACTCAGGGGCGAAGCAGGCCATGTGCTTCCATGTTCTCGGCGGCTCGAAACGCCGATACGCCTCCCTGGGAGATATCGTTGTCGTGGCCGTCAAGGAGGCGATTCCTCAGGCGACCGTCAAGAAGGGCGATGTCAGTCGTGCGGTGATCGTGCGGACAACGAAAGAAGTTCGGCGGGAAGATGGGTCCTACATCAAGTTCGACCGGAACGCCTGTGTGTTGATCAACAAGGAAGGGGAGCCGGTTGGCACTCGTATTTTTGGACCGGTCGCCCGCGAGCTTCGGTGGAAAAAGTTCATGAAAATCATTTCTCTGGCTCCGGAAGTCCTGTAG
- the rplE gene encoding 50S ribosomal protein L5: MADAKDPKKTKGARPTGRPSKKDGATAPQALDDGSEESKFSPRLREMYREQVVPVLMKEFGYKNLMQVPKLERIVLNVGMSEATQNVKLLESAATELGMITGQKPIITKAKKAIAGFKLRQGMPIGTKVTLRNRRMYEFFDRLVTLALPRIRDFRGVSPKAFDGRGNYTLGLKEQLIFPEIQYDEVASIHGMDITIVTTARTNDEGKALLRQLGMPFRT, translated from the coding sequence ATGGCGGACGCGAAAGACCCGAAAAAGACGAAAGGTGCGAGACCGACGGGGCGCCCATCGAAGAAGGATGGCGCAACGGCTCCTCAGGCGCTGGATGACGGGAGCGAAGAGTCGAAGTTCAGCCCGCGCCTTCGCGAGATGTATCGAGAGCAGGTCGTTCCGGTCCTCATGAAAGAGTTCGGATATAAGAACCTGATGCAGGTGCCGAAACTCGAGCGGATCGTGCTGAACGTCGGAATGAGCGAGGCCACCCAGAATGTCAAGCTGCTCGAAAGCGCAGCCACCGAACTGGGGATGATTACGGGACAGAAGCCCATCATCACTAAAGCTAAGAAGGCGATTGCCGGATTCAAGCTGCGGCAGGGGATGCCAATCGGGACCAAAGTCACTCTGCGCAACCGCCGGATGTACGAGTTTTTCGATCGACTGGTGACCTTGGCGCTGCCCCGGATCCGAGACTTTCGTGGCGTATCGCCCAAGGCGTTCGACGGGCGCGGCAACTATACGTTGGGTCTCAAAGAACAGTTGATTTTTCCGGAGATCCAGTATGACGAGGTGGCCTCGATCCACGGCATGGACATCACCATCGTGACGACGGCCCGCACCAATGACGAAGGCAAGGCCCTGCTACGGCAGTTAGGGATGCCCTTCCGGACCTAA
- the rplV gene encoding 50S ribosomal protein L22 — protein sequence MAEARAVLRFVRVAPRKARPVVDMIRGQQVPMALAMLKHLPRHAARVIEKVLRSAVANAEQKELGDSDSMRVSKAFVNCGPTYKRFRARSMGRANAIQKRTSHITVVVEASGLTGK from the coding sequence ATGGCAGAAGCACGAGCGGTATTGAGATTCGTTCGCGTGGCTCCACGGAAGGCGCGTCCCGTCGTCGACATGATTCGCGGACAGCAAGTGCCCATGGCCTTGGCGATGCTCAAGCATTTACCTCGTCATGCGGCGCGTGTCATCGAGAAGGTGCTGCGATCTGCCGTCGCGAATGCCGAGCAAAAGGAGCTGGGGGACAGCGACTCCATGCGTGTCTCCAAGGCATTCGTGAATTGCGGGCCGACCTACAAACGGTTCCGTGCCCGGTCGATGGGACGGGCAAATGCCATTCAAAAGCGAACGAGTCATATCACGGTCGTCGTGGAGGCGTCGGGTCTCACGGGGAAGTAA